One window of Penaeus chinensis breed Huanghai No. 1 chromosome 1, ASM1920278v2, whole genome shotgun sequence genomic DNA carries:
- the LOC125026294 gene encoding enoyl-CoA delta isomerase 2-like, whose protein sequence is MANQEPDLVEVVKDGIYIIRFNRPKRKNAFNDKIMLGLAPALERAASNPDAAIAVITGTGDYFTSGNDLSNFSKGAGSGGGGGASDKKGETNLEQLAQAANGSFNRLVKAFIDFPKPLVAIVNGPAVGIGVTMLGLCDVVYATNRAIFHAPFVSLAQAPEGCSSFLFPRIMGPGKAAEILLFGKKVTADEACKLGLVTEVFPDEHMDQIWPRLHQWAKLPPVAMMRAKGLMRAHLKDKLHEVNDLECKSLAESWTTEEFMAALMKFFTRKSKL, encoded by the exons ATGGCTAATCAG gAACCAGATTTAGTAGAGGTAGTGAAGGATGGCATCTACATAATTCGATTCAACCGACCAAAAAGGAAGAATGCCTTTAATGACAAG ATTATGCTTGGTCTAGCCCCTGCCCTAGAGAGAGCAGCTTCCAACCCAGACGCAgcaattgctgttattactggaACAGGAGATTACTTCACTTCGGGAAATGATCTCTCCAACTTCTCAAAGGG AGCAGGGTCAGGCGGAGGTGGTGGTGCCtctgataaaaaaggggaaacaaatttAGAGCAACTGGCACAGGCAGCTAATGGTAGTTTTAACAG ACTAGTGAAAGCCTTCATTGACTTTCCCAAACCTCTTGTCGCCATCGTCAATGGTCCGGCAGTGGGTATTGGGGTCACCATGCTTGGTCTTTGTGACGTTGTTTATGCTACTAATAGG gCAATCTTCCATGCACCCTTTGTGAGTCTTGCACAGGCGCCTGAAGGatgctcctctttcctcttccctcggaTCATGGGACCTGGAAAGGCCGCGGAAATACTCCTCTTTGGAAAGAAG GTGACTGCAGATGAAGCATGCAAGTTGGGTTTAGTGACCGAGGTGTTTCCCGATGAACACATGGATCAGATCTGGCCAAGGTTGCATCAGTGGGCCAAGCTTCCCCCAGTTGCCATGATGAGGGCTAAGGGCCTCATGAGAGCACACTTAAAGGACAAACTTCATGAG gtCAATGATTTGGAATGCAAATCTTTGGCAGAATCATGGACCACTGAAGAGTTTATGGCTGCGTTAATGAAATTCTTCACCAGGAAATCAAAGCTTTAA